A window of Rhodothermales bacterium genomic DNA:
GTGAAGGCAAGACCCTTCTGGTCGAGGCTGGTGAAGAGAATGCCGGCCTGGTGGATATCGGTGACGGACTGGCTGTAGCGTTCAAGATTGAATCGCACAACCACCCATCGGCCGTTGAGCCGTATCAGGGCGCGGCTACCGGCGTGGGCGGCATCCAGCGCGACATATTTACGATGGGTGCGCGACCCATCTGCTCCTTGAACTCCCTGCGATTCGGCTCTCTCGAGAATCCGCGCGTCCGGTACCTGTTCGACGGCGTCGTGCGTGGAATCGGCGACTACGGCAATTCGTTCGGCGTGCCCACCGTTGCAGGCGAGGTGTGTTTTGACCCCTCGTACGAAGGCAACCCGCTTGTCAACGCCATGAGTGTGGGAATCGTGAAAGTCGGGGAGACGGCGTCGGCCATTGCCACGGGTGCAGGCAACAAGGTGTATATCGTGGGGTCTGCGACCGGAAGGGACGGCATCCATGGAGCAACGTTCGCCTCCGAGGAGATTTCCGAGGCCAGCGAAGCCAAGCGGCCGAGTGTACAGGTCGGGGATCCCTTCACGGAAAAACTGCTGCTCGAAGCCACCCTGGAAGTCATTGCCAGCGGAGCCGTCGTGGGCATCCAGGACATGGGAGCCGCAGGCATTACCTGCTCGACGTGCGAAATGAGCGCAAAGGGTGAGTCGGGAATGATTGTCCATGCCGACCGGGTGCCCATGCGCGAAGAAGGGATGACACCCTACGAAGTGCTCCTTTCAGAGAGCCAGGAGCGCATGTTGATTGTATGCAAGCCGGGCCGGGAGGCCGAGCTGGAGTCGATTTTCGACAAGTGGGACCTGCATGCCGTCGCCATCGGAGAGGTGACGGATGAGCCGCGGGTCCGGATCTTCTGGCACGGGGAGGAAGTCGCCAACGTGCCTGCGGAACACCTGGTGCTGGGCGGCGGAGCCCCGGTCTATATCCGGGAGACGAAACGTCCCGCGTATCTGGACGAAACCTTCGCAACAGACCTGAATGCATTGCCTGACCTGACTGCTGACATGGCAGAGGCTGCGTTGCTCGATCTGCTCGCATCACCCAACATTGCCTCGAAACGATGGGTGTTCGAGCAGTACGACACGATGGTCCGAACGAATACGGTCGTGGGCCCGGGACCCTCGGATGCTGCGGTAGTCCGCATCAAGGACACGAACCGGGGTTTGGCGGTGAAAACGGATTGCAACGGTCGATACGTCTACCTGAATCCCCGGAAAGGTGGACAGATCGCCGTGGCTGAGGCCGCCCGGAATGTTGTTTGCGCCGGCGGACTTCCTGTTGCCGTGACCAACTGCCTCAATTTCGGCAACCCGTACAAGCCCGAGCAATACTGGGTGTTCAAGGAAGCCGTGGGCGGCATGGGGGATGCCTGCCGGGTATTGACGACCCCCGTGACCGGCGGCAACGTATCATTCTACAATGAAAATCCGACGGGCGCCGTATTTCCGACGCCAACCATCGGTATGCTCGGCATCGTGGACGATGTCGAAGCCCATGCCACGACGTTTGATTTCAAGCAGGAGGGCGACGTGGTTGTGCTGCTGAGTCCGACCGGACAGCCCCCGGGTGGTATAGAAGCGAGTGAGCACCTCTCCGTCCGGCATGGCATGACGGCAGGAGACGCACCCGTATTCGATCTGGCCAGCGAGTTGGCCGTGCAAAAGGCCTGTCTTTCCATGATCCGGACGGGTCGTGTCCACAGCGCCCACGACGCTTCGGACGGAGGACTGGCCGTATGTCTTGCGGAGTCGGTACTGGCATCCCGTGGCCCGGAAGGGGACACGCTGGGCGTGGAAGTCGAACTGTCCGGCTTGGCGCATGATCGGCTCGATGCATTGCTCTTCGGAGAGGCGCAGTCGCGCATTGTGGTATCCTGTCGACCAGCCCATGCAGAAGTTCTCCGTGAAATCGCGGTCCGGGAAGGCGTGGAGTGGACCCGACTCGGAACCGTGAAGGGGGACCGGCTCGTTGTTGACGGGTGGATATCCCTTTCCGGCCACCGCCTCAAGGAGGTGTATGAGAATGCCATTCCGGCGCTTATGGGCCGATCGTAACATTTTCAAGAGCAGGGTCACCAAAAGACCATTATCAACATCAAAGGAGAAAGTCATGGCACATGACGCCAAATACGTAACGCTGACGGACGCAAACTTCAAGTCGGAGGTCGTCGATTCGGACGTGCCCGTCCTGGTCGATTTCTGGGCAGCCTGGTGCGGTCCCTGCCGGATCATTGCACCGATCATCGAGGAACTCGCGGCCGAATTCGAAGGTCGGGCCAAGGTTGCCAAGATGGATGTCGATCACAATCCGCAGATTCCGATGTCCTTCGGCATCCGCTCCATCCCGACGCTGTTGTTCTTCAAGGATGGCCAGGTCGTGGACCAGCTTGTGGGTACGGCCCCCAAGAAAGTCCTTGCAGAACGACTGGAAAACCTTGCCAAACAGACGGTCTGACCGGATTCGGTCAAGAACGAGGGTGCATCATGGAAAACGTGGACTTCTCTGCCGCCGAACACCGGCGCGTGGTGATCATAGGAACAGGGCCGGCGGGGTTGACCGCGGCCCTCTATACGGCCCGGGCGAACCTCGAACCGCTGGTCCTGCAGGGGCCGGAACCGGGTGGACAGCTCATTACGACCACTGATGTCGAGAATTTTCCGGGGTTTCCGGACGGCATCATGGGTCCGGAAATGATGCAGAAGTTCGAGCAGCAGGCCACCCGTTTCGGAGCCGAGCTCCGTTGGGGCACGGTGACGGCCGTCGATTTCAGCCAACGTCCTTTCCGGATGCTGGTTGACGACGACAAGCCATTGCTCGCCGACGCCGTTATCATCTCCACGGGTGCATCGGCGAAATACCTCGGGTTGGAAAGCGAGCGGCGTTTGCTGGGCCATGGTGTATCGGCCTGTGCCACGTGTGACGGAGCCTTTTTCCGGAACCAGGATGTGGCCATTGTCGGGGGCGGGGACACGGCGATGGAAGAGGCGCTCTTCCTCACACGGTTTGCGAACAAGGTGTATCTCATCCACCGGCGTGATTCATTCCGGGCCTCGCAGATCATGCAGGACCGGGTCATGGCCCATGACAAGATCGAAATCATCTGGAATACGGTCGTGGAAGACATCCACGGGGAAAAGGAGGTGGAGTCCATCACCATCCGCAACGTGGACACCGGAGACGTGCGTAACGTGCCCGTGCAAGGGTTCTTCGTGGCCATTGGGCACAAGCCGAACACCGACATTTTCGCCGGACAGATTGACCGGGATGAAACGGGCTATATCCAGACGAAGCCCGATTCGACCTACACGAACATTGAAGGGGTTTATGCCTGTGGCGATGCCCAGGATCACGTCTACCGCCAGGCGGTGACGGCAGCAGGAACCGGGTGTATGGCGGCCATAGATGCTGAGCGGTGGTTGGCCGAACAGGAGGCCATGGTCGGCGCGTAAAAGGATCAGCGCTTGAACAGGTTCTTCAGGATGAACCACACGTTTTCCTTGCGCTCCCGGAGTCGCCGGGAAAAGTACGGCACCCATTTTGTCCCGAACGGCACATACACCCGCATGTTGTACCCTTCGTTCATGATGGCCAACTGGGTTTCCGGACGGATGCCGTAGAGCATCTGGAATTCGAAGTCCGATGCAGGGATGTTGTTTTCCTGGACGAACGTTTTCGTCTCGGCCATCAGGATGTCATCATGCGTCGCAATGCCCGGGTATCGCCCATGCGTGATCAATTGCTGCATGTAGGCCAGGTAGTGCTCGCGGATGGTCGGCATGTCCTGCCAAGCGAGTGAGGCCGGTTCCTTGTACGCTCCTTTGCACAAGCGGACGCGCGCGTTCAGCTCGCACATGCGGGTCACGTCCTCGGCGGTTCGTTTCAGGTAAGCCTGAAGTACGACGCCCACGTTGTCCCGGTAATCCGGATAGACCTTTTCGAACATATCCAGCGTCAGGTCCGTGACGTCCGTGCCTTCCATGTCCAGCCGGACAAAGGTGCCGGTCTCCTTGGCCACCGACAACAACTCCAGCAGGTTGTCCATGCAGAATGACGGGTCGATTTTCTGACCCAGCATGGAAAGCTTGATTGAGATGTTCCGGTCGATGGCCAGATCGGTCTCGTCGACGGCCCGGATGAGATCGATGTAGGACTTCTTGGCTTCGAGCGCGAGTTTCGGGTCCTTGATGTATTCGCCGAGCAGATCGAGTGTGACCAGCAGGCCTTGCTGTTTCAAATCGGCGGCAACGGGCAGCATACCGCCTATGGTTTCGGCGGCGACGAACCGTTTTGCGAGGAAGAAAGGCAGGCGCATGCACGTCTCGGAAATTGATCCGGCGAAGTTAAAACGCCTGCCGGCGGGCAGCAAGGTCAAGCCAGTATGCGATCGAGATCTTCACGGAGATCGTCCACGTGCTCCAGTCCGATGGATAAGCGGATGAGGTCGGCCGGCGTGCGCGAACCTTCACCCTCCACGGACCTTCGGTGTTCAATCAGACTCTCGGTTCCACCGAGGCTCGTGGCGCGCGTAAAGACACGCGCACGCCCGACCCTCGCGAGCGTTTCGTCACCGCTCCGGCCCGTACGAATGGACAGCATGGCTCCGAAGCCGGTCATCTGTCGTGCCGCAACAGCATGCCCCGGGTGATGCGCGAGTCCGGGATAGTGCACGGCCGAAACCCTCGGATCGTCTGAAAGCCAGTCGGCCAGGATCCCGGCCGATTCGGTCTGCACACGCATGCGGGCCGGGAGGGAGCGCAGACCACGCAGGGTCAGCCAGCAGGAAAACGGATCCAGAATGGCACCTGCGGACTGCTGGATGGCGTGAACGGCATGGGTCAGTTCATTGTCGGTCCGGAAGACGAGCGCACCGCCGAGTACGTCGGAGTGTCCGCTCAGATACTTGGTGACGGAATGCAGAACCACATCGGCGCCGAGTTCGAGCGGTCGTTGCAAAAGAGGGGTTGTCCAGGTGCCGTCGACAACGAGGGCAGCGCCGTGCTCCTGGCAGCACGCTGCGACCGCCGCGATGTCGGTAATACGCAACAGGGGGTTGGAGGGGGTCTCAATCCAGACAAGCTTCGTGGCGGGTACCAGGGCAGCGCGAATGGCCTGGACAGCCGCAGATTCGGCACCGGAGTCGGTATCCGCACAGGACGTGTCCACCTCCGAATACGTAAGCAAGCCCCGGCCCGCCATGCCGTGGACCAGGTTGCGCACACCGAAATACAGGTCGTCACCCAGGATGACATGGTCTCCGGCATGCAAGGTCTGCAGAAGCGCGTTGGCCGCGGCCATACCGGTGGCGAATACCCGTGCCGAAGCCGCCCCTTCCAGTCGGGCCAGCGTGTCTTCCAACCGGTCCCGGGTGGGATTGGCGAGGCGACCGTATACGTATCCCGATTCGTACGTCCCATCCTCACTCCGTTCGAACGTACTGGCCATGTGCACCGGAGGCGTGGCGCCGCCAAGATCCGAATCGGGCTGGCAGCCGGCTTTTGCGAGCAGGGTTTCGGGATGGATGTGGGATCGCTGGGGCATGGCGGAACGAGGGAATAGGGGTATGATCACGGGCATGCCTGCATTTGTGCCCTGCCTGCAGCGCAACGAATGCCAGGAAATCCCATCTACCTGTAACTATCGAAAGAAGGCATCCGTAGTGCACCGTGCGTCTTCCGATGAATGGCCATGGGGACATCGATCCGGAGCAGTTCCTGCTTCAAGTCGGTGTCCCCTGGTCATTTTCGTATCTTAAGGAATGCGTCGCTCTTCCCCACAGTCCCTTGGCGAAATTCTGAAGTCCGTCACGAAATCGATGGGACTGGACTCCCGTATGGCGGAAGGACAGGTCATTGCCGCTTGGGAAGACATGCAGGGGGAGCAAATGCGACGCCAGATCAAGCGTACCTGGCTCCAGAAGGATGTGCTGTTCGTCGAGATTGCTTCGCCAGCCTGGCGACACGAACTGCATTTGAACCGAAAAGCGTGGCGTGATCGCCTGAACAATGAGTTGGGCCGTGAGGCGGTCCGGGAAATCGTGTTCAGGTAGCGCCTATCCGGCGTACTCGCCGAACACCACGCTGGTATTGTGACCGCCGAAGCCGAACGCGTTGCTGACCGCAATCTTGACGTCGCGATCAATCGGCTCGTTGAACGTGTAGTTCAAGTCACACTCCTCGTCGGCATGGGCAAAATTGATGGTCGGAGGAATCCTCTTGTGCACAATGGCCCCGATGGCAGCGATGGCTTCCACGGCACCGGCCGCACCCAGAAGGTGTCCGGTCATGCTCTTGGTGGACGACACGTTCATCCGATAGGCGTGATCCCCGAATACCTTCTTGATGGCATTGGTTTCGGCAATATCACCGAGCCCCGTGGATGTACCATGCATGTTCAGGTAGTCGACGTCCGTCGGCTGAAGGCCTGCATCGCGTAGCGACGCCTTCATGGCATTGCGGGCACCCAGACCTTCCGGGTCAGGCGCCGTGATGTGATACGCGTCTCCGCTCATACCGATGCCCAGCAGTTCCGCATAGATCCGGGCGCCACGGGCCTTGGCATGCTCCAATTCTTCGAGGTAAAGCGCACCTGCGCCCTCCCCGAGAACGAATCCGTCCCGCGTCTTGTCGAAAGGACGGGATGCCGTGGCCGGCTCGTCGTTGCGGGTGGACAGGGCCTTGAGGGCATTGAATCCACCGATTCCGAGTTCCGTCACACTGGCTTCTGAACCACCTGTGATCGCAGCATCCATGTGACCTAGCTTGATCAGCATGAAGGCATCGCCAATGTTGTTGTTGCCTGTCGCACACGCAGAGACCACCGAGTAATTCGGCCCACGCAGGCCGTACTTGATGGAAATCTGGCCGGCCGCAATGTCCGGAATGAGCATGGGAATGAAGAACGGGGAAATCCGGCGCGGACCGTGCTGGATGAGCACCTCCGTCTGCTTGTGGAATTCCTGCATGCCTCCGATGCCGCTTCCGAATATGACGCCTATCCGTTCCTGCTCCTCCGTGGAGAGCTTGTCGGGATCAATACCGGCATCGGCCAGGGCTTGCCCGGCAACGACCATGGCGTACTGGCAGAACGGATCCATCCGACGCGCCTCCTTCTTCTCGAGGAAGTCGTGGATGTCGAATCCTTTCAGTTCACAAGCGAACGTGGTCGAATACGGCTCCGTATCGAAATACGTAATGGGTGCAGCGCCGCTCTGGCAGGCCATCATGCCCTGCCAGAACGACTCATGATCCAGGCCGATGGGGGTCAATGCCCCCATTCCGGTAACTACTACTCTGCGTCCGCTCATGGGGAACCGGTTCAGCCGGCCTTTTCGGTCAGGTAGGTGACGGCGTCTCCGACAGTCGCGATCTTTTCGGCATCCTCATCCGGGATGGTCAGATCGAATTCCTTTTCGAACTCCATGATGAGTTCCACGGTGTCCAGGGAATCGGCGCCGAGATCGTTGGTAAACGAAGCATCGTCCGTGATGTCGCTTTCATCCACTCCGAGCTTTTCGACGATGATCGATTTTACCTTGGCTGCGAGATCGGACATATGGGTTCCTTCAGGGTAATTGTAAAGTGACAGGCTAAATTACGTCGACAGGCAGGGGAAATCAATTTCTGCACGATTGTTTGATGAACGGGAGTATGTCGTGTCTGCCAGTGCCGAATCATTCAGCAGGAACGGTCGTTCGTATCCGCTGACCATTTCGAGTTTTCAATCTTCATATCCCATGCCTTACCTCTTCACGTCCGAGTCCGTTTCTGAGGGCCACCCGGACAAAGTTGCCGATCAGATTTCCGACGCAGTCCTGGACGCCATGCTGGCCCAGGATCCCCACAGCCGCGTAGCCGTGGAGACGCTGGTCACCACCGGTCTCGTGGTCCTGTCGGGCGAAGTCACCACCAATGCCTACGTGGACGTGCAGGAGATTGCCCGCAACGTCATCCGCGAAATCGGCTACACGAACCCGGATCTCCGGTTCGACGCCGATTCGTGCGGGGTGCTCAGCGCCATCCACGAGCAGAGCCCGGACATTGCCCAGGGCGTGGACGAGAAGGATGGAGAGCAAGGCGCGGGAGATCAGGGCATGATGTTCGGTTATGCCTGCCGGGAGACGGAACACTACATGCCGATGGCCCTGGCGTACTCTCACGGATTGGTCCGCGAATTGGCCGATATCCGGAAGAATTCGGACATCATGCCGTACCTCCGTCCGGATTCCAAGAGTCAGGTCACGGTGGAGTACAATGAGGATGGGAAGACCGTGAAGCGTATCCACACCATCGTGGTATCGACGCAGCACGACGAAGACGTGTCGCTGGAGAAGATCAAGGCGGATATCCGGACGCATCTTCTTCCGCGCGTCATTGATTCGGCCCTTCTGGATGATGATCTCATCCTGCACGTGAACCCGACCGGGAAATTCGTGATTGGCGGACCACATGGAGACACCGGGCTCACCGGCCGGAAGATCATTGTCGATACGTACGGCGGCAAAGGAGCCCATGGAGGCGGCGCCTTTTCCGGCAAGGATGCGTCGAAAGTGGACCGCAGCGCGGCCTATGCAGCCCGCCACGTGGCCAAGAACCTGGTTGCTGCAGGCGCCGCCGATGAAGTACTGGTGCAAGTGGCGTACGCCATTGGCGTAGCCCACCCGTTGTCGGTTTTTGTGGACAGTTTCGGGACCGGTCGTGTATCCGATACGGTGCTCGTTGACATCGTGAAACAGTTGTTCGACCTGCGTCCCAAAGCGATTGTCCGGGACCTGGACCTGCTTTCGCCCGGTTTCCGGAAGACAGCGGCATACGGCCACTTCGGCCGTGACGAATTCACGTGGGAACGATTGGACAAGGTGCAGGAAATCCAGGAAGCATTGGCGGCACTCCCGGCTTGACCATGCGCTGGATATTCCGTGCTCTTGTCGTCCTGGTTCTTTTCGGCGTCGCTGCAACACCGGTGCTTGGACAACAGGAGCGTGGACCCATTGAAAACGCGCTGTTTCCGGATGTGAAGCCCCGGAAGGGGCCTGCTTCGGCTGCGGCTTCGGCTTCGGCTGCGGCTGCCCGGAGCCTGGCACTGGACGACGAGCACCGAGTGGTGGCGGGCCGGGTGCAAACACTGCGCACGTCCCATACGACGTACCGGCAGGTTTATGCCGGTTTGCCGGTGGTCGGTCGCTGGGCGAGGGTAAGCACGGATCTGAGGGGCCGGATCCGGTTCGTATCCAGTGGTTTCGCCAAGCCGTCGAAGGACGACGACACGTTCGATGCCTTCCCGGTTGTTTCGGGGGCTGAGGCTGAACAGTCCGCCCGTATGCACATCTCGCCGGGTGGAGCAACGACAGGGACGGCGGTCTTGTCCGTATTCCTGCCTGGGACGGGCGGTGCCGCAGGTGCATCCGGTGAACCCGTGTTGGTGTGGGACGTGCTGGTCTGGCCGGATCATGAACCGGCGGAGTGGCAGGTCCTGGTCGATGCACGCACGGGTCGCGTCCTCCTGGCCGAGGACCGGGCGCTCCGGCACAAATCGACGGACCACGGTTCCACCACAAGTCGGTCGACGGCCGATGGCGTCGGGACGGTTTTTGATCCCAACCCGCTCGTAACATCCGGAGCCTCCTACGGCGCGCCCTGGGTGGATGCGTCCGATGCGGCAAATCCGTTCCTGGACGGCGAATTGCGGGAGGTTGTCCTGAGGGATCTGTCCACCAATGCGGAGGGCAAATACGTTCTGGAAGGCCCGTACGTACGAATCGACGGTTCGCAGACGGGCGGCGGTATGGCCTACACGCCTCCGGCGCTGAGCAACCCGACGGGATTCCGGTATACGCGTTCGGACGAGCACTTTGAAGCCGTCATGGCCTACTACCACCTGGATGCGAATCAGCGCTATCTGCAGTCGCTGGGGTTCATGGATCGGCAGAATGCCCCCCTTTCCGTTCATCCGCGTGCCGTAACACGGGACGACTCCTTTTATTTGCCATCACTCAACAGGTTGATGTTCGGGCTCGGCGGTGTGGACGACGCCGAGGATGCGACGGTTATCTGGCACGAGTACGGACACGCCCTGCTCGAGGCGGCCGCACCGGGTCTCAGCGCGACGCTGGAAGGCATTGCGGTCCATGAGGGCTGGTCGGACTACTGGACGGCCTCCCAGGCCCGCGCACTGGTGGAAAGTGGTGCCGCGGCACGCCAGGATTGGCGACGGTTGTTCAAATGGGACAGTGGAGACGGCACCATCTGGTCCGGCCGGACCATGGACCACGCCGGTACCTATCCGGCCGATACGTGTTCAGACAACGTGTCCCCCGGCTCATGCAGCCCGCACAACGACGGACGCCTGCTGGCTACGACACTCATGGAGGTCCAGGACGTGCTCGGGCGCGATGTCACCGATCGACTGGTATTGCATTCGCACGCCTATCTGACCGCACCGCTCACGTTTGCCCAGGCTGCGGAAGCCATTCTGCAGGCGGATGTGGATTTTTTCGATGCGGCGCACGTGGGTGTCCTTCTTTCGATTTTTGACCCCAGAGGTCTCGTGGATGCGTCGTCGTGGGGCCCGGTGTTGCAACACGAGGCGGTTCCGAATACCGAGGTGGGGACACCGTCTGTTGACGTGGTCCTGGATGTGATTACGGGGGCCAGCGCGCCACAGTCTGTGGTACTCATGGCTTCGGGCACACGGCTCGGCGAGCAGCAGCTGGATATGGGGTCCGACGGCACCGGATCGTACCGCGTCGAACTGGGCCTGCCCACCGAATCGGATACCATCCAGTATTGGTTCCGGGTAACCGATGCCGCAGGGGGTGTTTCCACGCTGCCCGCCTCGGCGCCAAGCGAGCAGTTCTCGTTCCTGGTGGGTGTTGATACGACTCCACCGACATTGCAGCACACGCCGCTCACGTCGGGCAATCTGGTGTCCTGGCCTGAGGTCGTGAACGTTTCGGCCAGCGACCTTTTCGGAGTGGATCGGGTTGAAGTGGAATACACCATCGCAGCGGCAGAGGGAACGCCGCTGGCGGAGGGCAGCTTCCTTCTCGTCGAAGACGGTGTCCATTGGTCCGCTGCTTTTCCGGTGCCCTTCTCTGTCATGCGCAAGGATGCCGTCGTCTCCTACCGTGTCACGGCGTGGGACCGGGCGGCCAGTCCGAACAAGTCCGAGACTCCGTGGCACTCGTTCTCCATCAGTGCGTCGGGCCTCTTGCGCCGTATTGGACTCGTCGCCCCGACCGTGACGACCACAGGTGCATGGACCCTTGAATCGGCGAATGCGGTACCGTTTGTTGTTCCGGAAGAAGGGACAGTTGGCTCATGGACGTATGGGATACCGTCGACCGACGTGGCCGGGTTGCATGCATTGACCCTTCCATCCATCCGGCTGGACCGTGTTGAGGAGGCTTGGCTTACGTACTGGTACAGGGTCGATGCCGAAGCGTCGGGCCCGATTGACCCCCTCACGGGTGGCCCCGGACAAGCCTTCGATGGGCTGCAGGTGCAGGCAGCCCGTGGCGACGGGCCATGGGAGACGTCGACCCCGGCCGAAGGCTACCCCACCGTGGTTGCATCGGGAACGGGAAATCCGCTGGGCGGCCAGCCATCCTTCGGGGGTTCCACCCATGGTTGGCGGTTTGCGGCGCATCCGGTTCCGACCGGTTCCGACGTCCGGGTAAAGTTCGTGGTCGGAACCGACAACGGGAATTCGGAACCGGTCCCTGATGGATTCCGGGTGACCGACGTCCGGTTCTGGTCGGAACTCCCCGCAGATGCCGTCCCTCCCGAAGTGACCACCTGGTCCGTGCCCGAACGGATTGGATTGATGGATGGGGCCCTCATTACGCCCATCATCACGCTGGTCGCGCGCGACGACGCAGGTGTCACGGATGCCTATATGGATGTTCGGCAGGGTGGGGCCCTGACCTCCCACCGATTGTGGCAGGATCCCGCATCCCTCGTCGGTTTCTCGGCCCCGCTGGTCCTGGCAACAACGCCTGAGCCTGGAGAGCGGGTGGATATCCGTTTGCGTCTGCAGGATCCCTGGGGGAACGAGACCGTCATCCCATCGGTGGATTCCTGGATTACTTCAACCGTGGTGTTGCAGCAGGAGCGGCCACTCCTGGCGGCTGCAGCGGCATTCTCCGGATGGTCAGAGGCGGAAAACGGTACATGGGTCGTCCGCGGACGAGACGT
This region includes:
- a CDS encoding aminotransferase class I/II-fold pyridoxal phosphate-dependent enzyme gives rise to the protein MPQRSHIHPETLLAKAGCQPDSDLGGATPPVHMASTFERSEDGTYESGYVYGRLANPTRDRLEDTLARLEGAASARVFATGMAAANALLQTLHAGDHVILGDDLYFGVRNLVHGMAGRGLLTYSEVDTSCADTDSGAESAAVQAIRAALVPATKLVWIETPSNPLLRITDIAAVAACCQEHGAALVVDGTWTTPLLQRPLELGADVVLHSVTKYLSGHSDVLGGALVFRTDNELTHAVHAIQQSAGAILDPFSCWLTLRGLRSLPARMRVQTESAGILADWLSDDPRVSAVHYPGLAHHPGHAVAARQMTGFGAMLSIRTGRSGDETLARVGRARVFTRATSLGGTESLIEHRRSVEGEGSRTPADLIRLSIGLEHVDDLREDLDRILA
- the metK gene encoding methionine adenosyltransferase codes for the protein MPYLFTSESVSEGHPDKVADQISDAVLDAMLAQDPHSRVAVETLVTTGLVVLSGEVTTNAYVDVQEIARNVIREIGYTNPDLRFDADSCGVLSAIHEQSPDIAQGVDEKDGEQGAGDQGMMFGYACRETEHYMPMALAYSHGLVRELADIRKNSDIMPYLRPDSKSQVTVEYNEDGKTVKRIHTIVVSTQHDEDVSLEKIKADIRTHLLPRVIDSALLDDDLILHVNPTGKFVIGGPHGDTGLTGRKIIVDTYGGKGAHGGGAFSGKDASKVDRSAAYAARHVAKNLVAAGAADEVLVQVAYAIGVAHPLSVFVDSFGTGRVSDTVLVDIVKQLFDLRPKAIVRDLDLLSPGFRKTAAYGHFGRDEFTWERLDKVQEIQEALAALPA
- the fabF gene encoding beta-ketoacyl-ACP synthase II, whose amino-acid sequence is MSGRRVVVTGMGALTPIGLDHESFWQGMMACQSGAAPITYFDTEPYSTTFACELKGFDIHDFLEKKEARRMDPFCQYAMVVAGQALADAGIDPDKLSTEEQERIGVIFGSGIGGMQEFHKQTEVLIQHGPRRISPFFIPMLIPDIAAGQISIKYGLRGPNYSVVSACATGNNNIGDAFMLIKLGHMDAAITGGSEASVTELGIGGFNALKALSTRNDEPATASRPFDKTRDGFVLGEGAGALYLEELEHAKARGARIYAELLGIGMSGDAYHITAPDPEGLGARNAMKASLRDAGLQPTDVDYLNMHGTSTGLGDIAETNAIKKVFGDHAYRMNVSSTKSMTGHLLGAAGAVEAIAAIGAIVHKRIPPTINFAHADEECDLNYTFNEPIDRDVKIAVSNAFGFGGHNTSVVFGEYAG
- a CDS encoding DUF721 domain-containing protein: MRRSSPQSLGEILKSVTKSMGLDSRMAEGQVIAAWEDMQGEQMRRQIKRTWLQKDVLFVEIASPAWRHELHLNRKAWRDRLNNELGREAVREIVFR
- the purL gene encoding phosphoribosylformylglycinamidine synthase subunit PurL → MHQEPEVTLELARDHGLTDEEYGWILEKLGRTPTFVELGIYSVMWSEHCSYKNSIAELKKLPREGKTLLVEAGEENAGLVDIGDGLAVAFKIESHNHPSAVEPYQGAATGVGGIQRDIFTMGARPICSLNSLRFGSLENPRVRYLFDGVVRGIGDYGNSFGVPTVAGEVCFDPSYEGNPLVNAMSVGIVKVGETASAIATGAGNKVYIVGSATGRDGIHGATFASEEISEASEAKRPSVQVGDPFTEKLLLEATLEVIASGAVVGIQDMGAAGITCSTCEMSAKGESGMIVHADRVPMREEGMTPYEVLLSESQERMLIVCKPGREAELESIFDKWDLHAVAIGEVTDEPRVRIFWHGEEVANVPAEHLVLGGGAPVYIRETKRPAYLDETFATDLNALPDLTADMAEAALLDLLASPNIASKRWVFEQYDTMVRTNTVVGPGPSDAAVVRIKDTNRGLAVKTDCNGRYVYLNPRKGGQIAVAEAARNVVCAGGLPVAVTNCLNFGNPYKPEQYWVFKEAVGGMGDACRVLTTPVTGGNVSFYNENPTGAVFPTPTIGMLGIVDDVEAHATTFDFKQEGDVVVLLSPTGQPPGGIEASEHLSVRHGMTAGDAPVFDLASELAVQKACLSMIRTGRVHSAHDASDGGLAVCLAESVLASRGPEGDTLGVEVELSGLAHDRLDALLFGEAQSRIVVSCRPAHAEVLREIAVREGVEWTRLGTVKGDRLVVDGWISLSGHRLKEVYENAIPALMGRS
- the trxB gene encoding thioredoxin-disulfide reductase, whose translation is MENVDFSAAEHRRVVIIGTGPAGLTAALYTARANLEPLVLQGPEPGGQLITTTDVENFPGFPDGIMGPEMMQKFEQQATRFGAELRWGTVTAVDFSQRPFRMLVDDDKPLLADAVIISTGASAKYLGLESERRLLGHGVSACATCDGAFFRNQDVAIVGGGDTAMEEALFLTRFANKVYLIHRRDSFRASQIMQDRVMAHDKIEIIWNTVVEDIHGEKEVESITIRNVDTGDVRNVPVQGFFVAIGHKPNTDIFAGQIDRDETGYIQTKPDSTYTNIEGVYACGDAQDHVYRQAVTAAGTGCMAAIDAERWLAEQEAMVGA
- a CDS encoding acyl carrier protein; the encoded protein is MSDLAAKVKSIIVEKLGVDESDITDDASFTNDLGADSLDTVELIMEFEKEFDLTIPDEDAEKIATVGDAVTYLTEKAG
- the trxA gene encoding thioredoxin, translated to MAHDAKYVTLTDANFKSEVVDSDVPVLVDFWAAWCGPCRIIAPIIEELAAEFEGRAKVAKMDVDHNPQIPMSFGIRSIPTLLFFKDGQVVDQLVGTAPKKVLAERLENLAKQTV
- a CDS encoding proline dehydrogenase family protein: MRLPFFLAKRFVAAETIGGMLPVAADLKQQGLLVTLDLLGEYIKDPKLALEAKKSYIDLIRAVDETDLAIDRNISIKLSMLGQKIDPSFCMDNLLELLSVAKETGTFVRLDMEGTDVTDLTLDMFEKVYPDYRDNVGVVLQAYLKRTAEDVTRMCELNARVRLCKGAYKEPASLAWQDMPTIREHYLAYMQQLITHGRYPGIATHDDILMAETKTFVQENNIPASDFEFQMLYGIRPETQLAIMNEGYNMRVYVPFGTKWVPYFSRRLRERKENVWFILKNLFKR